A genome region from Littorina saxatilis isolate snail1 linkage group LG16, US_GU_Lsax_2.0, whole genome shotgun sequence includes the following:
- the LOC138950264 gene encoding uncharacterized protein has protein sequence MAHVMFVESDVDGDGVLHLRELIDVFREYDDVDNPDGIVTREEYVKYQTRHDPELDGLSHELYNVYDVNNDHRLTMDDYDGFYRQMDVDTDDSVTEPEFTTYWTKLFNSVKHHTNLIC, from the exons ATGGCGCACGTGATGTTCGTGGAGTCTGACGTGGACGGTGACGGCGTGCTGCACCTCAGGGAGCTGATCGACGTCTTCAGGGAGTACGACGATGTTG ATAATCCTGACGGCATAGTGACGCGTGAAGAGTACGTCAAGTACCAGACACGTCACGACCCGGAGCTGGACGGACTGTCCCACGAGCTGTACAACGTCTATGACGTCAACAATGACCACCGCCTGACCATGGACGACTACGACGGCTTCTACAGGCAGATGGACGTGGACa CTGATGACAGTGTGACAGAACCAGAGTTCACGACCTACTGGACCAAG CTGTTCAACAGCGTCAAGCACCACACCAACCTCATCTGTTAG